TCGCGGAGGGCGTGGTGATGGCGGCCGGCAACGTCTTCACGAGCATCGCGACGCTCGTCGCCCTCGGCGGCGCGAGCTACCTCGCGGCGTTCTCCGCCGACCAGACCGACGCGCTCGCGCTGTTCTTCCAAGAGGCGAACGACTCGATCATCCTCGTGTGGGGGTTGTTCTTCGCCCTCTCGCTCGTCCTCACCGGCTGGCTCGTGTCCCGCTCCGGGTTCATGCCGAAGTGGCCCGGCATCCTGCTCGCCCTCGCCGGCCTGGGGTACTTCGTGCAGAGCTTCGGGGTTCTGATCGCGCCGGAGCTCGCCGGCCCGCTCGAGATCGTCGTGATCGTCCTCGCGATCCCCGGCGAACTGGTCTTCGCCCTGTGGCTGCTGATCAAGGGCGTCGACACGACCGCGTGGATCCGCCGCGCGGAGGCTGCGAAGGGAGCACACCTGTGAGCGACACCGGGCGGAGCATCCGGATGCTGCCGGGCGCGAACGAGGGAACGACGATGACGGCCGTGCGGACGCGACGACCCGGGTCGGTCGAAGGACTGGAACTCGTTCGGGTGCCCGTACCGGTGCCCGGGCCCGACGAGGTGCTGGTCCGGGTCCACGCGACCTCGGTGACCCGCGGCGACGTGGTTCTCCGGCGCATGCCGGGGTTCGTCGTCCGCGCCTTCGGAGAGAAGCCGAAGCGCATCCTGGGTCACGAGTTCGCCGGCGTCGTCGTGGCGGTCGGCGACGACGCGCTCGGCTTCGCTCCGGGTTCCCGTGTCTTCGGGACCACCTCCGGCACCGAGCACGGCGCGCATGCCGAGTACGTGGTGGCGGCGGCCGAGGGGATGATCGCCGAGATCCCCGACCGCGTCTCGTTCGACGAGGCGGCACCGGTTCCCGTCGGCGCGATGACCGCGCTCCACTTCCTCGAGAGGGGCGGCGTCGGCCCGGGCCGCAGCGTCCTGGTGAACGGGGCCTCGGGGAGCGTCGGGACCTTCGCCGTCCAGATCGCTCGGGCCCGCGGGGCGCGGGTGACCGCGGTGTGCTCCGGCCGGAACGCCGGCCTCGCGCTCGATCTCGGGGCGGACGACGTGATCGACCACACGACGACGGATGCGACGACGACGGGCCGCCGATTCGACGCCGTCTTCGACACCGTCGGCACGCTGCGAAGCAGGTCCGTGCGCGCGATCCTCGCCGACGGCGGGAGGTTCGTGACGACCCGATCGCGCCGCGACGAGACGCTGGCCGAGCTCATGGACGTCCGCGATCTGCTCGCCTCGGGCGCGCTCAGCGCCGTCATCGACCGCGACTACGATCTGGACGACGTCGCGGACGCGCACAGGCATGTCGAGACCGGCCGCAAGCGCGGCAATGTGCTTGTCCGCGTGCACCCGAAGGAGATCTGATGCACGTCACCCTCGCAGCCGTCCTCACCGCCGTTCTCGCCCTGCTCGCGGTGTTCCAGATCGCCCTGATCTTCGGCGCTCCCCTCGGCCGCTTCGCGTGGGGCGGTCAGCACCGGGTGCTCCCCGCGCGGCTGCGCATCGGGAGCGCCGTATCGGTCGTGATCTACGCGTTCGTCGCGGTGGTCGCGTGGGACTGCGTGGGCGTCGTCGATGTCTTCGGCGACGCGTTCTCGCAGATCGCGATGTGGGTGTTCTTCGCGTACTTCGCCCTCGGCATCGTCATGAACGCCGTCTCGCGCAGCAAGCCCGAGCGCTACACGATGGTGCCGGTGTCGATCGTGCTGGCGGTTCTGTCGTTCTTCATCGCGCTGGGGTAGCGCGGAGCACCGTCAGGCGGCGGGCGACGGTGCCGACGGCTCTGCGGATGCCGCTTCGCCGCCGGTCTCGCGTCGCCTGCTCAGTCGCCGCGGACCCCACACGAGGACGATGACGACGGCGAATGCCAGCTGCACGAGGAATCCGGTCCATCGGCCCTGTTCGGTGGTCCAGGTCGGCACGGCCGCGCCGACGACGTTCGCGATCGTGTGGAAGAGGATCGCGATCGACACGGCGCCCCGCGTGTTGGCGAACAGCCACGTGTAGAACACCGCCAGCACCATCTGCTGGAGGATGAACTGGTAGATCGGGATGTTCTCCTGAACGGTCCCGGCGATGAAGTGCAGCGGCAGGTGCCACAGGCCCCAGACGGCTCCGAGCACGAGGCTCGCCCCGAGCGCTCCGAGCCGGCTCATCATCGGCTCGAGGGCGTAGCCTCGCCAGCCGTACTCCTCGGGAGCGGCGTTCATGACGAGGATGAACAGGGCCATGGGCACGATCGCGACCGCAGAGAGTCCGTACTCCCACGCGACCTGCTGCCCCGTCAGCGCCATGACGCCCACCGTCACGGCGGCCATCGCGGGAGCGAGCAGGATTGTGGGCACGAGCCAGCGCTTGTCGAAGTCCAAGCTCCAGCCGCGCTTGAGGAGCGCCATGATCGCGCCACGGCCGCGGCTTCGGCGGACCATCACGAGAGCCGCGATGAACGGGCCGAACGGGCCGACGATCCCCAGGATGCCCACCGGATCGGGCAGGTCCAGCATGCCGGTGGAGTCGAGGACGGTGGGGAGCCACGCGAGCCACGAGATCACGAACGCGAGCACGAAGAACCACACCACGTGACGCACGGGCACGGGACGCGGTGCGGATGCGGTCATGACGCGGTGTCTCCTTCTCCCCCGCCGGCCGGCACCGTCGTGCGTGCCGGGCTGGTCACCGTCGCCAGCCAGTCGACGATGCGGGACTCGACCTGCGGGGCCATCGGGTTGCGGGCCTGCTTCTTGTAGTGCTGCACGTTCGACACCGGCGCGGGTTCGATACGGAGGATGTGGTCGACGTCGGTCAGCACGTGCGTCTCGGCCGTGGCGACCGCATCCGCGACGACGGCGAGATCGGCGGGGTCCACCTGCACGTCCTTCGTCCCCGTCAGCGCGAGGACGGGAACCGAGATGTCCCGCAGCGCCGGCATCGGGTCGTAGGCCATGAACTCCCGCATCCACTTCGCGTTGACGCGAACGCCCTGCATCCGCACGACGTCGCCCGTCGTGGCCTTGAGCTTGTCGAGCGCCTTCCTCTGCTGCGTCGCGACATCGGTGCGCATCACGCGGAGGACGAAGCGGGCGAATCCCGGCAGCGTCTTGGCCACTTCCTGCGCCTGCCACACCAGGGTGTCCTCGCCGGTCTTGGCGGTCACCGCGAGCATGATCGCGCCCGCGATCCGCGTGTCGCCGCGCGCGAGCTCCGCCGCCATCGACGCGCCGGCGCTGTGGCCGACCACGATGATCGGGCCGGTCTCGGGTCGCGAGGCGAGCCAGTCGAGCGCGGCCTCGACATCCGCGAGTTCGTCCTGGAACCCCGTCGGCAGGTACGCGCCGGTCGATGCGCCGACGCCGCGCTTGTCGAACCGCAGCGTGGCCCAGCCCTGGCCGTCGAGCAGGCGCGCGAGGTCGCGGCTGGCGTTCAGCGGCACGCGCTTGGCGTTGCCGTCGCGATCCAGCGGGCCCGAGCCCGCGACGATCAGCGCGGCGGGGAAAGGACCCGCGCCGGACGGTGTCGTGAACGTGCCGGCGAGCGTCGCCCCGGTGGCCTCGATGGTGATGTCGGACTCGGGCACTGCGGTCTCCTCTGGCGTGCGTGATTGGTATCGGTATTGAGAACATTATCGAAAGTGGGAGCATTGCGCTACCCTGGGGTTCGTGACCTCCAGCCGAAGCGACCTCGTGCTCCATCCCGTACGTCTCAGGATCGTGCTGGAGTGCTCGTCGAACGATGTCACCGCGCGAGAGCTCGCAGACCGCATGCCGGACGTGCCCCAGGCGACGCTCTACCGGCACATCTCGGCACTCGCCGATGCCGGGGTGCTCCGGGTGGTGTCGGAACGCCGGATCCGCGGCGGCGTCGAGCGCACCTTCCGGGTCGCGGACGGGGCGGCCGGCCTCGACTCGGGCGACGCGGCGGCGATGTCGGCGGACGAGCATCGCGAAGGGTTCGCCGTGTTCGCGGGCGCGCTGATCAGCGCCTTCTCGCGCTACCTCGATCTGCCGGACGCGCGGCCGTCCGAAGACCCCGTGGGCTATCGCCAGGTCGCGCTGTGGCTCAGCGAGGATGAGCTGCGCGCGATGGTGGCGGCACTGAGCGGCGCTCTGCAGCCGTTCCTCGGCAACGAGCCGACCCCGGACCGTCGGCGCGTGCTCTTCTCCACGGTGCTCATGCCGGATGCGGGCGCCGAGGCATCCGCCTGACCGGCGCCCGGCGCCGGTGATCTCATCTCGCTCCGATGGCCGCGGCTATCGTCGAGTGGTGACCAGCACGTACCCCGCCACCATCGCGGCAGGCGTCGAGCGCGAGCTGGTCGTGCGCAAGTCGCGATTCATCGCCCGCGTCGAGCCGGTCGCGTCGGTCGAGGAGGCGGATGCCGCCATCGCGGCTGTCCGGAAGCGCTACTGGGATGCGCGCCACAACTGCACGGCGATGGTCACGGGGCTCCGCGGCGACCAGGCGCGCTCGTCGGATGACGGCGAGCCGTCGGGCACCGCGGGGATCCCGATGCTCGAGGTGCTCCGCCGCCGCGACCTCACGGACGTCGTCGCCGTCGTCACCCGCTACTTCGGCGGGGTGAAGCTCGGCGCCGGCGGGCTGGT
This region of Microbacterium thalassium genomic DNA includes:
- a CDS encoding helix-turn-helix domain-containing protein codes for the protein MTSSRSDLVLHPVRLRIVLECSSNDVTARELADRMPDVPQATLYRHISALADAGVLRVVSERRIRGGVERTFRVADGAAGLDSGDAAAMSADEHREGFAVFAGALISAFSRYLDLPDARPSEDPVGYRQVALWLSEDELRAMVAALSGALQPFLGNEPTPDRRRVLFSTVLMPDAGAEASA
- a CDS encoding NAD(P)-dependent alcohol dehydrogenase, with protein sequence MSDTGRSIRMLPGANEGTTMTAVRTRRPGSVEGLELVRVPVPVPGPDEVLVRVHATSVTRGDVVLRRMPGFVVRAFGEKPKRILGHEFAGVVVAVGDDALGFAPGSRVFGTTSGTEHGAHAEYVVAAAEGMIAEIPDRVSFDEAAPVPVGAMTALHFLERGGVGPGRSVLVNGASGSVGTFAVQIARARGARVTAVCSGRNAGLALDLGADDVIDHTTTDATTTGRRFDAVFDTVGTLRSRSVRAILADGGRFVTTRSRRDETLAELMDVRDLLASGALSAVIDRDYDLDDVADAHRHVETGRKRGNVLVRVHPKEI
- a CDS encoding IMPACT family protein, whose product is MTSTYPATIAAGVERELVVRKSRFIARVEPVASVEEADAAIAAVRKRYWDARHNCTAMVTGLRGDQARSSDDGEPSGTAGIPMLEVLRRRDLTDVVAVVTRYFGGVKLGAGGLVRAYSTAVSDALDEARLVRRRELTQVRLDVPHADAGRFENLLRDWVQRSGATLGETTYGAHATLEVWAPADAVPRLRDEIASASGGTLAPAVGGTRIVDVAD
- a CDS encoding alpha/beta hydrolase, whose product is MPESDITIEATGATLAGTFTTPSGAGPFPAALIVAGSGPLDRDGNAKRVPLNASRDLARLLDGQGWATLRFDKRGVGASTGAYLPTGFQDELADVEAALDWLASRPETGPIIVVGHSAGASMAAELARGDTRIAGAIMLAVTAKTGEDTLVWQAQEVAKTLPGFARFVLRVMRTDVATQQRKALDKLKATTGDVVRMQGVRVNAKWMREFMAYDPMPALRDISVPVLALTGTKDVQVDPADLAVVADAVATAETHVLTDVDHILRIEPAPVSNVQHYKKQARNPMAPQVESRIVDWLATVTSPARTTVPAGGGEGDTAS
- a CDS encoding type II CAAX endopeptidase family protein, translated to MTASAPRPVPVRHVVWFFVLAFVISWLAWLPTVLDSTGMLDLPDPVGILGIVGPFGPFIAALVMVRRSRGRGAIMALLKRGWSLDFDKRWLVPTILLAPAMAAVTVGVMALTGQQVAWEYGLSAVAIVPMALFILVMNAAPEEYGWRGYALEPMMSRLGALGASLVLGAVWGLWHLPLHFIAGTVQENIPIYQFILQQMVLAVFYTWLFANTRGAVSIAILFHTIANVVGAAVPTWTTEQGRWTGFLVQLAFAVVIVLVWGPRRLSRRRETGGEAASAEPSAPSPAA
- a CDS encoding DUF4386 domain-containing protein; amino-acid sequence: MSTTTTAAQLGTETRLRRLTRIAGMLYLAIFIIYPLSTMLGREALVVPGDAAATADGIRAAEGLFRLGMVGEASIFLIEIALAAVLYVLFRPVSRAGSFAAALARVAEGVVMAAGNVFTSIATLVALGGASYLAAFSADQTDALALFFQEANDSIILVWGLFFALSLVLTGWLVSRSGFMPKWPGILLALAGLGYFVQSFGVLIAPELAGPLEIVVIVLAIPGELVFALWLLIKGVDTTAWIRRAEAAKGAHL